A stretch of uncultured Methanobrevibacter sp. DNA encodes these proteins:
- a CDS encoding histidinol-phosphate transaminase has protein sequence MYYINKNVEDLFRIFDQNSRDGYIRMDLNENPVGLSQEFIDEVLSKVTPEFVAKYPEQLEFTTKLAEFIGVEIENICLVNGSAEGIRYVIQAYSRPGGKVLSVTPSYAMYDVYCEMYGRESVHVEYDENLNMDVDDIINAISDDIDLVIILNPNNPVGDVYSYEEADRILEACKKHECTLLIDEAYFYFYPNSFIKYALENDHVLLTRTFSKVFSLAGGRLGYVVGQPKEIATVQKLCTPHNVNAFGMLFAQSIMEKEGMIDELVEKQLTGKQHLIDTLIEKGYTVSAKEGNFIFIKPKKVDASEIVERMKEEKKILIKVYKDVPDLGDCLRVSIGESEVMDIFIEALEDIDQ, from the coding sequence ATGTATTATATAAATAAAAATGTGGAGGATTTATTTAGAATTTTTGATCAAAATTCAAGAGATGGATATATTCGTATGGACTTAAACGAAAATCCTGTTGGATTATCACAAGAGTTTATTGATGAAGTCCTTTCAAAAGTTACACCAGAGTTCGTTGCAAAATATCCTGAACAACTGGAATTCACTACAAAACTAGCAGAATTCATTGGTGTTGAAATAGAAAACATTTGTTTAGTGAATGGTTCTGCTGAAGGTATTCGTTATGTTATACAGGCATATAGTAGGCCTGGAGGAAAAGTCTTATCAGTGACTCCATCATATGCAATGTATGATGTCTACTGTGAAATGTATGGAAGAGAAAGCGTGCATGTCGAGTATGACGAAAATTTAAATATGGATGTTGATGATATCATAAATGCAATAAGCGATGATATTGATTTGGTAATCATATTAAACCCAAATAATCCAGTTGGTGATGTTTACTCCTATGAAGAAGCAGATAGAATTTTAGAAGCTTGTAAAAAACATGAATGTACCTTATTGATTGATGAAGCATATTTCTATTTCTATCCAAATTCATTTATCAAATATGCATTAGAAAATGATCACGTATTATTAACAAGAACATTTTCAAAGGTATTTTCCTTAGCAGGTGGCCGTTTAGGCTATGTTGTCGGCCAACCTAAAGAAATAGCTACTGTACAAAAATTATGCACCCCTCATAATGTGAATGCATTTGGAATGTTATTTGCTCAATCAATTATGGAAAAAGAAGGTATGATTGATGAATTGGTAGAAAAGCAATTAACCGGTAAACAACATTTAATTGATACCTTAATTGAAAAAGGATATACTGTAAGTGCTAAGGAAGGAAACTTTATATTTATTAAACCCAAAAAAGTGGATGCTTCTGAAATCGTTGAAAGAATGAAAGAAGAAAAGAAAATTTTAATAAAAGTATACAAGGATGTTCCTGACTTAGGAGATTGCTTACGTGTTTCTATTGGAGAAAGTGAGGTTATGGACATATTCATTGAAGCATTAGAAGATATTGATCAATAA